From Streptomyces sp. CMB-StM0423, a single genomic window includes:
- a CDS encoding N-acetylmuramoyl-L-alanine amidase, whose translation MDFANLPRRRLIQGAAATAAAAGLGGLAATPAQAAQYPPTHWIPADGSNYTVSSRPTAYPLDFVVVHVTQEYFQDAVDIFQNPSRDVSSHYLIASADGYIAQLVREKDIAWHAGNWNYNTRSIGIEHEGWVDKPAWFTDVMYRRSAQLTAAICTRYGIPRTRDHIIGHNEVPGATHTDPGPNWNWTKYMGLVRAA comes from the coding sequence ATGGACTTCGCGAACCTCCCCCGCAGGCGGCTCATCCAGGGCGCCGCCGCCACCGCCGCCGCGGCCGGCCTCGGCGGCCTCGCCGCCACCCCCGCGCAGGCGGCGCAGTACCCCCCGACGCACTGGATACCGGCGGACGGGTCCAACTACACGGTCTCCAGCCGCCCGACCGCGTACCCGCTGGACTTCGTGGTCGTGCACGTGACCCAGGAGTACTTCCAGGACGCCGTGGACATCTTCCAGAACCCCAGCCGCGACGTCTCCTCGCACTACCTCATCGCCTCGGCCGACGGCTACATCGCCCAGCTCGTCCGGGAGAAGGACATCGCCTGGCACGCCGGCAACTGGAACTACAACACCCGCAGCATCGGCATCGAGCACGAGGGCTGGGTGGACAAACCCGCCTGGTTCACGGACGTGATGTACCGGCGGTCGGCGCAACTGACCGCCGCGATCTGCACCCGCTACGGCATCCCGCGCACCCGCGACCACATCATCGGCCACAACGAGGTCCCCGGCGCCACCCATACCGACCCCGGCCCCAACTGGAACTGGACGAAGTACATGGGGCTGGTACGGGCCGCCTGA
- a CDS encoding mandelate racemase/muconate lactonizing enzyme family protein, with amino-acid sequence MARIADVRVYALKLPHHEAYLGRLDDGSDLTEDRGYVVREPWRSLYSARFETLLVRVVADDGAEGWGEALAPVGPEVPGQAVATLLRPALLGTPAGAVRPAWHRLRDLMRERGHLTGHQADALAAVDIALWDLAGRRAGLPVAELLGGAFRTVQPAYVSGLPRDTDAERAKLAAEWAGRGAYRIKLHLGRGVEPDLATVDAVLTADERLHVAVDAHWAYGPAEAARLGRELQRRRRVLFLEAPLAPEDVEGHRDLQRRLDLPVAVGEALRNRYEFAHWLGRRALALAQPDAGRTGLTEALAIAELAAAHHVPVAPHHSTGLGVATAAGLHFAAAVAAMPYFEYQPTTWQVASRILRTPLTGGPDTGIPLPAGPGLGVEVDAEFVVRHAQEITG; translated from the coding sequence ATGGCCCGCATCGCCGATGTGCGCGTCTACGCGCTCAAGTTGCCGCACCACGAGGCGTATCTGGGCCGGCTCGACGACGGCAGCGACCTCACCGAGGACCGCGGGTACGTGGTGCGCGAGCCCTGGCGCAGCCTCTACTCCGCCCGCTTCGAGACCCTGCTCGTCCGCGTCGTCGCCGACGACGGCGCCGAGGGCTGGGGCGAGGCGCTCGCGCCGGTCGGCCCCGAGGTCCCGGGCCAGGCCGTCGCCACGCTGCTGCGCCCCGCGCTGCTCGGCACCCCCGCCGGCGCCGTACGCCCCGCCTGGCACCGGCTGCGCGACCTGATGCGCGAGCGCGGCCACCTGACGGGCCATCAGGCCGACGCCCTCGCCGCCGTCGACATCGCCCTGTGGGACCTCGCCGGACGCCGCGCCGGCCTGCCCGTCGCGGAGCTGCTGGGCGGCGCCTTCCGCACCGTCCAGCCCGCCTACGTCTCCGGGCTGCCCCGCGACACCGACGCCGAGCGCGCGAAGCTCGCCGCCGAGTGGGCCGGGCGCGGCGCGTACCGGATCAAGCTGCACCTCGGCCGCGGCGTCGAGCCCGACCTCGCCACCGTCGACGCCGTCCTCACCGCCGACGAGCGGCTGCACGTCGCCGTCGACGCGCACTGGGCGTACGGGCCCGCGGAAGCCGCCCGCCTCGGCCGGGAGTTGCAGCGGCGCCGCCGGGTGCTGTTCCTGGAGGCGCCGCTGGCCCCCGAGGACGTCGAGGGCCACCGCGACCTGCAGCGCCGCCTCGACCTCCCGGTCGCGGTCGGCGAAGCCCTGCGCAACCGCTACGAGTTCGCCCACTGGCTCGGCCGCCGCGCCCTGGCCCTGGCCCAGCCCGACGCCGGGCGCACGGGCCTGACCGAAGCGCTGGCGATCGCCGAGCTGGCCGCCGCCCACCACGTCCCGGTCGCCCCGCACCACTCCACGGGCCTCGGCGTCGCCACCGCCGCGGGGCTGCACTTCGCCGCCGCGGTCGCCGCCATGCCGTACTTCGAGTACCAGCCCACCACCTGGCAGGTCGCGAGCCGCATCCTGCGCACCCCGCTCACCGGCGGCCCGGACACCGGCATCCCGTTGCCCGCCGGGCCGGGGCTGGGCGTAGAGGTGGACGCGGAGTTCGTCGTACGGCACGCGCAGGAGATCACCGGGTGA
- a CDS encoding ROK family transcriptional regulator gives MSAPSPRTQQALRQRNLSLALRAVAAGGPLSRAAVAARIGMTRAGVAAVVDELLRAGLLVELGPGRPGTVGRPGSALALNDRGPCGLGAEIGVDHLAVCAVDLRGRVRARVAADAANRDHAPGPVLARLAGLIEEVVAEVRGEGLTPTGLTVAVPGLIARDESTVVRAPNLGWQGVGLGPLLPAAPPARVGNEANLGALAEQRLERTAAEPPGTGADGEPGPVEQPAAELPAGDGRSPGPGRNFLFVSAEIGIGAAVVMDGELLRGAHGFAGELGHVPVRPQGRPCACGGRGCLEQYAGEEAVLRASGIDPARARAEHPGPGARIAMLAARAADGDALVRTALREAGGALGIALAGAVNLLDPETVVLGGALAGLGPWVVPAVERELGRRLADPARTVRLTVSALGAEGPLLGAALSEVDAVMEAPGTVVAG, from the coding sequence GTGTCGGCGCCCTCTCCCCGCACGCAGCAGGCGCTGCGGCAGCGGAACCTGTCCCTGGCCCTGCGCGCCGTGGCCGCCGGGGGCCCGCTGTCGCGCGCGGCCGTCGCGGCGCGGATCGGGATGACGCGGGCGGGGGTCGCGGCCGTCGTGGACGAGCTGCTGCGGGCGGGGCTGCTGGTGGAGCTGGGTCCCGGCCGACCGGGCACGGTGGGCAGGCCCGGCAGCGCGCTGGCGCTCAACGACCGCGGGCCGTGCGGCCTCGGCGCCGAGATCGGCGTGGACCACCTCGCGGTCTGCGCGGTGGACCTGCGCGGCCGGGTACGGGCCCGGGTCGCCGCCGACGCCGCGAACCGCGACCACGCGCCGGGACCGGTGCTGGCGCGGCTCGCCGGGCTGATCGAGGAGGTCGTGGCGGAGGTACGGGGCGAGGGCCTGACGCCGACCGGGCTGACGGTCGCCGTCCCCGGCCTGATCGCGCGCGACGAGTCGACCGTCGTACGGGCCCCCAACCTCGGCTGGCAGGGCGTCGGCCTCGGCCCCCTTCTCCCGGCCGCCCCGCCCGCCCGCGTCGGCAACGAGGCCAACCTCGGCGCGCTGGCGGAGCAGCGCCTGGAGCGCACCGCAGCGGAGCCGCCCGGCACCGGCGCGGACGGGGAGCCCGGCCCGGTGGAGCAGCCCGCCGCCGAACTCCCGGCCGGAGACGGCCGCTCCCCAGGGCCCGGGCGGAACTTCCTCTTCGTCTCCGCCGAGATCGGCATCGGCGCCGCCGTCGTCATGGACGGCGAACTGCTGCGCGGGGCACACGGGTTCGCCGGGGAACTGGGCCATGTGCCCGTACGCCCCCAGGGCCGCCCGTGCGCCTGCGGCGGGCGCGGGTGCCTGGAGCAGTACGCCGGCGAGGAGGCCGTACTGCGCGCCTCCGGCATCGACCCGGCGCGGGCCCGCGCCGAACACCCGGGCCCCGGCGCGCGGATCGCCATGCTCGCCGCCCGCGCCGCCGACGGGGACGCCCTGGTCCGGACGGCACTGCGCGAGGCGGGCGGCGCGCTGGGCATCGCGCTCGCCGGCGCCGTGAACCTCCTCGACCCGGAGACCGTCGTGCTGGGCGGCGCGCTCGCAGGACTCGGACCCTGGGTGGTGCCCGCGGTCGAACGCGAGCTGGGCCGCCGGCTCGCCGACCCGGCCCGTACCGTACGGCTGACCGTCTCGGCGCTCGGCGCCGAGGGGCCGCTGCTCGGAGCCGCGCTGAGCGAGGTCGACGCCGTCATGGAGGCGCCGGGCACGGTCGTCGCCGGCTGA